Proteins encoded in a region of the Watersipora subatra chromosome 5, tzWatSuba1.1, whole genome shotgun sequence genome:
- the LOC137397134 gene encoding uncharacterized protein, with product MTQQPGQSLHQFIVKLQVQSENCDYGDLRDDLVRDRIVVGVRDIELRKYLIDVPDLTLRLCIQKAKQYVLNQEHVAAMAFTSGALGPSKEKYAGNVDLVQRYKPKSSKQMTDTEENRSSNAKDQPCSKCGKWKHFGGRCPAERSSCNKCKRKGHWAKMCKGAQQVSALEENDDGVDSLFLGNYQ from the coding sequence ATGACTCAGCAACCTGGCCAATCTCTTCACCAGTTTATAGTTAAACTCCAAGTTCAGAGTGAGAATTGTGACTACGGCGATTTGCGAGATGACTTGGTAAGGGATAGAATAGTGGTGGGGGTGCGTGACATCGAGCTTCGCAAGTACCTGATTGATGTGCCTGATCTCACACTCAGGTTATGCATTCAAAAGGCGAAGCAATATGTATTAAATCAGGAGCATGTAGCTGCGATGGCGTTTACGTCTGGGGCTCTGGGTCCCAGTAAAGAAAAGTATGCTGGGAATGTAGACTTGGTACAGCGATATAAACCTAAATCGTCTAAACAAATGACTGACACTGAGGAAAACAGGAGCAGTAACGCAAAGGACCAGCCATGCTCAAAATGTGGAAAGTGGAAGCATTTTGGTGGTCGTTGCCCGGCAGAAAGGTCAAGCTGCAACAAATGCAAGAGAAAAGGTCACTGGGCAAAAATGTGCAAAGGAGCCCAGCAAGTATCTGCACTGGAGGAAAATGACGATGGAGTAGATAGCTTGTTTTTAGGAAATTACCAATGA